From the genome of Cololabis saira isolate AMF1-May2022 chromosome 1, fColSai1.1, whole genome shotgun sequence:
TCATTGGCCCAGGTTGAAGCTGTAATTTAACAAAGAGTGTGTTAATGCAAAGGACCTTTGCAGATGTAATTTCCTAAGTTTTCCCAGCAAAACTACACAAGTTTCACCATCGCTTTGAtatgatatttatttatatatataaattttttttttttattaatcattTCACAAAAGTTCCTTTCACAACACTGTTTCAACAATTTAACATCATAGCAGTGATTTTACAGAAATTACCTGCTGACAATTGTGGAACTGAGGGTCCTGGCAATTCTTCTTCCCTTGGGGGACTGGCTACAACGTTTTGTTGAGCACAATTCATTcttagaaaagacaaaaaatattaaattaaaacagtGCTTGGAAGAATAGGTAACAACCAAATCATGAGTGATGACTATTTACATCTAGTTTGCCAAAGGTACCATAAGTTTATATGAAATTTAAGAACCTGTACTGTAGTTAATATACTAGACTAGGTTAACTAAATGCGATTCAGaattaacatgaaaaaaaaattacaaactgaGGTGCACCATTTTACTAACCAATTCTgaatatcatcatcatcatcggaTAGTGACTATTAACAAGCTAAAGTTTCCTGAAATGAAGCTCCTCAGACACTTCAACACATGACATGTTGTGTTTTATCCATTTATGCAGAAAGGTGTTAATCTGATCATTATTTAAGTGATACcctcatgaaaaatgacattcttTAGTATTGTCCGTATAACTGATTCAGAATATGCAAAACTTTCTTCTAATAGTTACCTGAATCTATTACACATAACCATCTTACCTCTCACCACATGTACTTGCATGAAATGATATGATTTCAGCTGGGTATGATACATGACAGATTGGgcaaatctgcaagagagaagaaaaaaaacatctgtaaaAACTTGTCATACATAAAATTACTATACTAATATTGAAATGTGTTAAGCACATCTTGCAGACAAGTTATGTTCACTCGTGAAAGGAAATATGATACAATCCTCAAGTTTGTAAATATGTgtaacagttaaaaaaaaaaaatcagtttgagATGTGTTATGGAAAATTCATTTATATTTCTGGAAGCATTAAATCATTCTGAACTAAAACCTCTGCTTACTTTATGTTAGGATTCATTAATACTTTCTTACTAAACTGCAAAGCAAAATAGAAGATAAAACATATTACCCTCAAGATTTCATTAATGCCCATGGTAGATGGGACTGGGTTCTCATGAACGGAAGAATCCTCATCCATACATGTCCCAGATTCATTCTCCTAAAagataaaacacattttgaaaaGCATATAATAAACAAATACTTAGAGATAAGAGACATGACATAATACAGCTTACAGCTGATGAGCCATCACATCCCTCCACATGCAATGGCAAGAGTTGCAAAGGCATTTGACTACCACATGCAATGCATTTTGATTGTGGCATCTTGGAAAACTCTACTGAATCATAGGCAAGTGGTTCTGTAGAAAGCTTCTCCTGTAGTGGAACAACAAATAGTATGTTTTTCCCATTGTTAGATGCCGATTTAAGAAGCCTGGTGGAGTAACCCTCAGCGTCAGTTGGAATTATGGTAAGCTTGCGACGTCCGCTACCAcctattttaaaatgaaaagaagtACATTCTGTAAAATCTTGAAGTTTCACAATCATTATATTTTAAAGTTTTATAATGGCAGGGAAACAAATCACAGTAGTGTCATCTACTAATTTATTGGGGCTCTGACTGATAATTCTAAACCTAATATTACCATACACATTTGAGGTTTTAAATATCAAAACCTTAAAAGCTAAATTTTTCATAACTGgagatttcaaaataatttaCCTGAACCCTTGTAAAACATCCAACCTCCTTGTAAGGTCCTGAGTTTTGGAAATTCATCTTCAAGTAGAGCCACAatctttaacaaaaaaatatttttttcacgaTTCTGCAAATgattaacatttttaataattgaCCATTATACAATATTATATACGATTACCTCGTTGTGTGTCAGCTGGTCTGGCATACTTAACATCCTCTTCCCAAGGCCAGCATGTGCAAGTTCCAGCTCTTCTGAGCCTTTTGGTGTGAGCTTACTGGGTTCCGAAAGGACATAAACATAAAAGTCTGTCCTTTTCACAATGCAAGGGGCAGGGGTTGAAAATCGCCGTTTTCCTCTAGGCTGATCCCGATTATTAAACATACTCGGGAACTGcctgatgtggaaaagaaaaaaaaagttgtatggAAAACAAAAGATCTTTACTTATTTTTcaataatttaatttataaatgtaataaaaaggtATAGAGTACAGTAACAATATTCATTTCTGTTCCAGACAACATTAATAGATGTTTCAGAATAATATTACTGAGTAAAGTGTTttactttatagttatatgGAATTTTTCGTCATCTCTTTATACTTTATTAACAAATGTAGAAAAAGTAAGTTAAAGGTATCACCTTCTCATGGCCTGTCTCACGCTACCATCGCTACCAGACAAAGAGGCCCTGCCTTCAGCCCTGACTGCTGTGCTCTGTCCTGCTGTGCTCTGTCCTGCTGTGCTCTGTCCTGCTGTACTCTGTCCTGCTGTACTCTGTCCTGCTGTACTTGGGGCCGAGGACATCTCCCGGGCCAATAACTGCACCAACGACCGAGCTGCTACCTCGGCTCGGGGCCACAGACCCtgaaaaacagtcatttcatTCAAAAGAAACTGGACTTTATGGAAAGATACGAGCCTGAACCTGCTGGCCTGCAGAAGCACCAGCATTACTATCGGAGCTTACTGTCGGAGCTCACTCGCTTAGCTGGCTGGCTTGTATTGGTAATAGCACAATCAAACCAATTAATATTGATAACAAAAACTCCTCACAAAAAGGCGATTAACTATCCAAACATGTTGAATTATAAGTTTCACTTACCGGACCGCTGTCATTGCTGGAAGCCATGTTGATTTGACTGAAATTCATATCAGCGCGGTTTGAAAggtttaatctgattggtttacgagtaagtcgtcccccacgtggggtgcgctcttatgattggctgaaataaagggagacatctgattggttgcagatccttcggtgttaaaaaaaagttatttgtggatcgagggacgtcaggggagtctcaaaagtcacacgcaaatccagcgcagctcatagacaaaaaaacatgtgtaaatcaggttttatttgtgtgtgcatcaaaaatacatttgtgtatcttgtgctacgcacgtgtgaattgttctgtgcatgtgtgaaacggtgtgtgcatttgcaaatcggtctgtgcatttgtaaaacgtgtcctctgcatttgtaaatcggtctgtgcatttgtaaaacttgtcctgtgcacgtgtgaaacggtgtgtgtatttgtaaatcggtctgtgcatttgtaaaacttgtcctgtgcatttgtgaattatgagactgttctagctccataggagGAGTTCTGTCCATCAAGGCAGGGTGAAAAAGGTATAAAATTAGGAAATAATTACAGCAACAATGGTGAAGATAACAGATtcacacaagaaacaaaaacaaacaaaacgcaCAAGGACAGCAAGAtacaataaaatcaaaagagTAAGGACTGAGTTTTAGATGAATACAGTTTCATGGCAACCCTATTTTTATTAATctttttcatagatttaaaaTAGTTTGTAAAAAAATAGTTAAGGAGGGAGTATTTCCACTCCACTTACAagtgtgaatatgatatttacccaaaatAATCACCAGGTTGATAATGTTTGAATATTTAGAATCCAAGTTATCCATATAATAGATAACATCATTGTAAGAAAAAACAGGAATTTCATCAATTTTTAAAGATAACCAATTATGAATGTCAGACCAAAAggactttgtaaaagagcaattGAAAAAAGATGTTCAATGGTCTCGGCCTCAGAAGGATCAACTTCCAATTTAAACCTTCTGTGTAACAAAACATTAACAGGATAAATAGCTGATTCTATTTTAAAGTGGGTTTCCTTAATTTTAGGGGCAATTGGTAACGATacgtaaaaagagaaggaacaTTTTCTTAAGGGGATTTCTATATTATCGCAGACATAGCAAGAGTTAAAATCTCCCCAGTTTTTCAGCTTAAAAACCAAGCTGATTGTTTTGTTGTCACATTTTTTATCTAACAGATTTATAGCCCCCACTTTAAGGATGGCAACAAAGGAGAGACAAAAGAATATTGCATGCTATTCTGTATTAAGCGAAGTAAAGGAATGGGAATTGCCTTGCAGATCTTATCATATCCTTTTCTTGAAGTAGATGTGTTAAATTTCCTTTTAAAACTTTCAAAGGACAACAATAATTCATCAGAGTTCAGTAATTCATGAACAAAAGTGAGACCATTGTTGTATCAGTCAGTcttaaacaaatgttttctattaATGGTAATAACCCTGTTATTCCATATTATGGAATTGTGAGGTAAGAAATTATGGGCGTAATGGGAGATAACTTCACAGGAAGCATAGATACTTCAAAATCACATTTAAGCAATAGAGTAATCCCTCCAATTTTATTAAATAGTGTGTTAGGAATATGGTACCATATAGATTGAGGATGAGAGATGCATTCTTTCAACCATTTCACTCTAAAAGCTGCAACAACCGATTCAAATTCCATGGCTCTTAAACCACTATTTTCATATTCTCTGACTAGTTGCGATTTACGTAGATAATGGGTTTTGTTTCTCCATATGAAGTTAAATATCAAGGagttagagcagtggttcccaaactttttttgccaggccccccttttgtacgtaacagaattttcgagcccgaccccaacacagacacacatcttttgcattcaaatgtgACTGCAACTTATTTCATATATGGAACATATGTGCGAAGAGATTGAAACGACGACAACAATACAAAGaggagccaaaatctgaacatttgctctacaaaaattacacctttaatccccacatGTTTCCAGTGATGTGAGTGGGCTTGCTTCATCGGAGAACACGTCAAAACAAACAATCAGCAGCCAGTAGCGCCGAAATATTGGATTTATTCGCTACATTTAGGTCAAAAACTACTTTGTTGGAAAGAAAGGAATCAGACCTGTTGCAGTGGGATTCAGCAGACAGGTGGTAAGTAAACGCTGCGTGTCCATGAACATTTAAAAGCTCACCTGTCTTTTGCGGCTCTAGGAGCCACCGGGACGTCAAGCATCTGGATTGGAGGTGCGCCAGAGCAGGCGACTGGAGCTACCGGGACACCTAGCATCGACATCTGGACGTCAGATCATCAAAGCCGGCCAACGCACCATTGGGGTATGTGGTTCAGCGCTGACGTCTATGAATGGCCATTATATTGTGTGCACACATAATGGTATGGCATGCGTAAATCCAATGCATTGGTAGCAGACTCGCAACTACCTTGAATAAACTTTGCACGTCATGAGGTGCTGTTGCGCTCATGCAACTTTTTTTTACGGGTTTATTAATAAACCATTAACTTCTGGTTCGGCCAACATGACGGAAGAGAAAAATATGGACAaaggtccgtgtacttcgcggccatccgttttttgttttgaaatgacaaaataaaaatagagaaataatcaaaaataatcagtttcccatcttttgttttgataataaactGTTGTGATAATAAactgttgtgacagtccgttcagctgcagcatccaaaaaaaagcagcgtccaatcaataatataaactgaactctaacatactgcccccccccccccccccccccccccccccccgcgttggaaacgaataggaaatagagaaaagagttttccactcgctgttttttttttttttccccttgtctgcacacatattaatgattgataccatgacggtagaaaccagaagtatatatatgtgcattattactatatttaatatatatatacatatatatacgcatacatatgcgtacacatacataaatatacacatacaaacccagtgattttttttttttttttttttttggggggggggggtgacgacatccactgccaatccaggaagcaggaacactcggaaacacacgtcaagcactggaaatctgcaacaaaaaaccacaaacaaagcacgaaaccggcacggagccaaccaaaacaataacaacaatcgacctaaatcaatcgacctaaatcttgaaatctgatcgcagtctgagctaagctatcgctacctaaacccaaaaactagagagccagcttgcaggtgaacaagccagtgtgtatgtctatgtgtgtgtgtgtgtgtatgtatatgatcatgcgtgtgtgtgtgtgtgtgtgtgtgtgtgtgtgtgtgtgtgtgtgtgtgtgtgtgtgtgtgtgtgtgtgtgtgtgtgtgtgtgtgtgtgtgtgtgtgtgtgtgtgtgtgtgtaataaaccaaacatagtaccccccccccccccgcgttggaaacgaataggaaatagagaaaagagttttccactcgctgttttttttttttttccccttgtctgcacacatattaatgattgataccatgacggtagaaaccagaagtatatatatgtgcattattactatatttaatatatatatacatatatatacgcatacatatgcgtacacatacataaatatacacatacaaacccagtgatttttttttttttttatttttttgggggggggggggtgacgacatccactgccaatccaggaagcaggaacactcggaaacacacgtcaagcactggaaatctgcaacaaaaaaccacaaacaaagcacgaaaccggcacggagccaaccaaaacaataacaacaatcgacctaaatcaatcgacctaaatcttgaaatctgatcgcagtctgagctaagctatcgctacctaaacccaaaaactagagagccagcttgcaggtgaacaagccagtgtgtatgtctatgtgtgtgtgtgtgtgtatgtatatgatcatgcgtgtgtgtgtgtgtgtgtgtgtgtgtgtgtgtgtgtgtgtgtgtgtgtgtgtgtgtgtgtgtgtgtgtgtgtgtgtgtgtgtgtgtgtgtaataaaccaaacaaagctccacctgaagtgtatctatagtgggggaggggggggagcaaccccgccacccgcgagaccagaggccggcacggaagagcccggaacccaggccaccggcaaccccacaaaggggagaagtaggagggaggcatgtgagtgcatgtgattaatgccataa
Proteins encoded in this window:
- the LOC133447318 gene encoding uncharacterized protein LOC133447318 isoform X5 gives rise to the protein MLVLLQASRFRLVSFHKVQFLLNEMTVFQGLWPRAEVAARSLVQLLAREMSSAPSTAGQSTAGQSTAGQSTAGQSTAGQSTAVRAEGRASLSGSDGSVRQAMRRQFPSMFNNRDQPRGKRRFSTPAPCIVKRTDFYVYVLSEPSKLTPKGSEELELAHAGLGKRMLSMPDQLTHNEIVALLEDEFPKLRTLQGGWMFYKGSGGSGRRKLTIIPTDAEGYSTRLLKSASNNGKNILFVVPLQEKLSTEPLAYDSVEFSKMPQSKCIACGSQMPLQLLPLHVEGCDGSSAENESGTCMDEDSSVHENPVPSTMGINEILRICPICHVSYPAEIISFHASTCGERMNCAQQNVVASPPREEELPGPSVPQLSAASTWANEVDPQKACQLFREELLNRFSESPRLSLSLDMFDAEEEQDSAIIAFYKLKNIHWAAPFQCRLRGDAAVGDGVNRHVLSMAMQKLKTGFILNLGSAAPTTLFDGEKEHRVPSAAAVLRDSNLFEMAGHMIGHSFLHGGIGFSGLSLPVVTVLTGGSSETAASVLTLEDCPDIDHRQTIGLVLHRVKQQIKQIRKGLKETGIWPIISDRPDVHPLIFPRESSEKLNPQSLIQGITWPQPSCDSDEDEDDTVPLEKIALVTGYLRKFIEEATPDVLRDLTKFWVGWERPTGNMNVEVVTSTYPVALTCFMKLKLPSHYQSYTSFQQDLMMALTSIDSGFGLV